The following proteins are co-located in the Dromiciops gliroides isolate mDroGli1 chromosome 2, mDroGli1.pri, whole genome shotgun sequence genome:
- the LOC122738958 gene encoding 60S ribosomal protein L31-like, whose product MAPAKKGGEKKKGHSAINEVVTREYTTSIHKQIHGVSFKKRAPWALKEICKFAMEEIGTPHVCIDTRLNKAVWAKGIRNVPYHIHVHLPRKCNEDEDSPNKL is encoded by the coding sequence ATGGCTCCTGCAAAGAaaggtggagagaaaaagaagggacatTCAGCCATCAATGAAGTGGTGACCAGAGAATACACAACTAGCATTCACAAGCAGATTCATGGAGTAAGCTTCAAAAAGCGAGCTCCTTGGGCTCTCAAGGAAATCTGCAAATTTGCCATGGAAGAAATAGGAACTCCACATGTATGCATTGACACCAGACTCAACAAAGCTGTTTGGGCCAAAGGAATAAGGAATGTCCCATACCATATCCATGTTCATTTGCCCAGGAAATGCAATGAGGATGAAGATTCACCAAACAAGTTGTAA